A genomic window from Providencia alcalifaciens includes:
- the nagA gene encoding N-acetylglucosamine-6-phosphate deacetylase, with translation MYALTNCIIFTGHERLDNHAVIIDGEIIKTVCPESELPHDIERRDLKGAILSAGFIDLQVNGCGGVQFNDNEENVTLKNLEIMQKANERAGCTSFLPTLITCSDELMKHGVEVMTEYLKRNKNQALGLHIEGPYINLIKKGTHNPEFIRKPSVEMMDYLAAHADAISMITLAPEIVEQRFIHQLTEAGIVVSAGHSNATYEEARQGFRSGIRASTHLFNAMPYISGRGPGLVGAIYDTPEVYAGIIADGLHVQWANIRNSKQLKGDKLVLVTDATAPAGIDPQTGEMDHFIFAGKTIYYRNGLCVDENGTLSGSSLTMINAVKNSVEHVGIPLDETLRMATLYPARAIGVEATLGSIEAGKTANLTAFNQDFHVLSTYVNGEEVYKNE, from the coding sequence ATGTACGCATTAACTAATTGCATTATTTTTACAGGTCACGAAAGACTGGATAACCACGCAGTCATTATTGATGGCGAAATCATCAAAACCGTGTGCCCAGAATCCGAACTCCCTCACGATATCGAACGTAGAGATTTAAAAGGTGCCATTCTGTCGGCTGGCTTTATCGATCTCCAAGTGAATGGCTGTGGCGGCGTGCAATTCAATGACAACGAAGAAAACGTCACATTGAAAAACCTCGAAATCATGCAAAAAGCCAATGAACGTGCGGGGTGTACTAGCTTTCTGCCAACACTGATTACCTGTTCAGATGAACTGATGAAGCATGGCGTTGAAGTCATGACTGAATATCTGAAACGCAATAAAAACCAAGCGCTTGGTTTACATATTGAAGGCCCTTACATTAATTTGATTAAAAAAGGGACTCATAACCCAGAATTTATCCGTAAGCCATCTGTTGAAATGATGGATTACTTAGCAGCACATGCTGATGCGATTAGCATGATCACGCTCGCCCCTGAAATTGTTGAGCAACGCTTTATCCACCAGCTCACCGAAGCCGGTATTGTGGTCTCTGCTGGTCACTCCAATGCGACCTATGAAGAAGCGCGTCAAGGTTTCCGCTCAGGTATTCGTGCATCAACCCACCTATTCAACGCAATGCCGTATATTTCTGGTCGCGGTCCAGGACTGGTTGGTGCAATTTACGATACCCCTGAAGTTTATGCAGGCATTATCGCAGATGGTTTACATGTCCAATGGGCCAATATCCGCAATAGTAAACAACTCAAAGGGGATAAACTGGTTTTAGTTACCGATGCGACAGCCCCTGCGGGAATTGATCCCCAAACAGGTGAAATGGATCATTTTATCTTCGCAGGTAAAACCATATACTACCGCAATGGATTATGTGTCGATGAAAATGGCACTCTGAGCGGCTCTTCCCTGACCATGATTAATGCGGTGAAAAACAGTGTTGAACATGTTGGCATTCCTCTTGATGAAACATTAAGAATGGCCACCCTTTACCCAGCGAGAGCTATTGGGGTAGAGGCAACATTAGGTTCCATCGAAGCCGGCAAAACGGCTAACTTGACTGCCTTTAACCAAGACTTCCACGTCCTTTCAACTTATGTAAACGGAGAGGAAGTCTATAAAAATGAGTAA
- the nagB gene encoding glucosamine-6-phosphate deaminase, with product MRLIPLNNAHDVGVWSAQYIADKINAFNPTAERPFVLGLPTGGTPLATYKELIALYKAGKVSFKHVVTFNMDEYIGIPKDHPQSYHTFMHQNFFNHIDIQAENINLLNGNAPDVDAECQRYEDKIKSYGQINLFMGGVGNDGHIAFNEPGSSLSSRTRIKTLTPETRQANSRFFDNDINQVPKYALTVGVATLLDAKELMVLATGANKADAVHAAVEGSVNHLWTISCVQLHPKALIVCDEPATLELKVKTLKYFKQLECSNIEQFN from the coding sequence ATGAGGCTTATCCCATTAAATAATGCTCATGATGTTGGCGTGTGGTCTGCACAGTACATCGCTGATAAAATCAACGCATTTAATCCGACAGCTGAACGCCCTTTCGTTCTAGGCTTACCAACTGGTGGAACTCCGCTTGCCACCTACAAAGAATTAATTGCCTTATATAAAGCAGGTAAAGTCAGCTTTAAGCATGTCGTGACATTTAATATGGATGAATACATTGGTATTCCCAAAGATCATCCACAAAGTTACCACACGTTTATGCACCAAAACTTTTTCAATCATATTGATATCCAAGCCGAAAACATCAATTTACTCAATGGTAATGCCCCTGATGTCGATGCGGAATGTCAACGCTATGAAGACAAAATCAAATCCTACGGTCAAATCAACCTGTTCATGGGTGGCGTAGGTAATGATGGTCATATCGCGTTTAATGAACCGGGTTCTTCTTTAAGTTCTAGAACGCGCATCAAAACACTGACACCAGAAACTCGCCAAGCTAATTCTCGTTTCTTTGATAACGACATTAATCAAGTCCCTAAATATGCATTAACCGTGGGTGTTGCGACTTTATTAGATGCAAAAGAACTGATGGTATTAGCGACGGGTGCAAACAAAGCTGATGCCGTTCACGCTGCGGTAGAAGGTTCTGTTAACCACTTATGGACAATCAGCTGCGTGCAGCTACATCCAAAAGCATTGATTGTCTGTGATGAACCAGCAACATTAGAATTGAAAGTCAAAACGCTCAAATATTTCAAACAATTAGAATGTTCGAATATTGAGCAATTTAATTAA
- the nagE gene encoding N-acetylglucosamine-specific PTS transporter subunit IIBC: MNILSYLQRIGRALMVPVAVLPAAAILMGIGYWIDPDGWGANSAIAALLIKSGAAIIDNMSVLFAIGVAYGMSKDKDGAAALTGFVGFLVVTTLCSPASYSMIMGVPVESVPAAFNKINNQFVGILVGVLSAELYNRYSGVELPKALSFFSGRRLVPILTSFLMIILAFILMYVWPVVYNGLVSFGESIKDMGSVGAGIYAFFNRLLIPVGLHHALNSVFWFDVAGINDIPNFLGGAKSIEAGLATVGVTGRYQAGFFPIMMFGLPGAALAIYHCARPENKAKVAGIMIAGAFAAFFTGITEPLEFSFMFVAPVLYVIHALLTGISVYIAATMEWISGFGFSAGLVDMFLQTRNPLAVNWYMLIVQGLVFFCIYYVIFRFMIRKFNLLTPGREVSAGDETVDGYNENVSDAHSDESEIQKEARQYIAAVGGSDNIVNIDACITRLRLGVKDSAVVNDPLAKRIGASGVIRLNKQNVQVIVGTRAELIAKAMTEVMAKGPIAASAPAVAPEKSQQAAPEKAKGNVVLSLIAPVSGEVYSLDQVPDEAFSSRIVGDGIAIKPTSSEVVAPAAGTIVKIFPTNHAFCLETTNGVELIVHMGIDTVALNGEGCERLVEEGAEVEAGTPVLKLDLPFLEANAKSMISPVIISNIDDFAGVEILAKGQVTAGETVIYHVLK; encoded by the coding sequence GTGAATATTCTTAGCTACTTACAGCGGATTGGTAGGGCGCTTATGGTGCCTGTCGCCGTATTGCCAGCCGCCGCAATCCTAATGGGGATTGGTTATTGGATTGACCCAGATGGTTGGGGCGCCAATAGCGCAATCGCTGCGTTACTGATCAAATCCGGTGCTGCCATCATCGATAACATGTCCGTGTTATTTGCGATTGGTGTTGCGTACGGAATGTCTAAAGATAAAGATGGTGCTGCTGCATTAACCGGTTTTGTTGGCTTTTTGGTGGTGACAACACTGTGTTCACCTGCATCCTACTCAATGATTATGGGTGTGCCAGTGGAATCCGTCCCTGCTGCATTCAACAAAATCAATAACCAGTTCGTGGGTATCCTCGTTGGGGTTCTCTCTGCTGAACTTTACAACCGCTACAGTGGCGTCGAGCTACCAAAAGCGTTGTCATTCTTCAGTGGTCGTCGCCTCGTCCCGATTTTAACCTCATTCCTGATGATCATCCTGGCATTCATTCTGATGTATGTTTGGCCGGTTGTGTATAACGGATTAGTTTCTTTCGGTGAAAGCATCAAAGATATGGGATCGGTGGGGGCAGGTATCTATGCCTTCTTTAACCGTTTATTAATTCCTGTTGGGTTACACCACGCACTGAACTCAGTATTCTGGTTCGATGTGGCGGGAATCAACGATATTCCTAACTTCTTAGGTGGCGCGAAGTCCATCGAAGCAGGTCTGGCAACGGTTGGGGTAACCGGTCGCTACCAAGCAGGCTTCTTCCCTATTATGATGTTTGGTCTGCCGGGGGCTGCGCTGGCAATTTACCACTGCGCGCGTCCAGAAAATAAAGCCAAAGTGGCTGGTATCATGATTGCAGGTGCGTTTGCTGCATTCTTTACGGGGATTACTGAACCGCTTGAATTTTCATTTATGTTCGTTGCGCCAGTACTGTATGTGATCCACGCATTATTGACTGGTATCTCTGTCTATATCGCGGCAACAATGGAATGGATTTCAGGCTTCGGCTTCAGTGCGGGGCTGGTGGATATGTTCTTACAAACCCGTAACCCACTCGCCGTAAATTGGTACATGCTGATTGTTCAAGGCTTAGTTTTCTTCTGTATCTACTACGTGATTTTCCGGTTCATGATCCGCAAATTCAACCTGTTAACGCCAGGTCGTGAAGTCAGTGCGGGTGATGAAACTGTCGATGGCTATAACGAAAATGTAAGCGATGCACACAGCGATGAAAGCGAGATCCAAAAAGAAGCTCGTCAATATATTGCAGCGGTAGGTGGTAGCGACAACATCGTTAACATCGACGCTTGTATCACGCGTTTACGTTTAGGCGTAAAAGATTCAGCGGTGGTCAACGATCCTCTTGCTAAACGTATTGGTGCATCCGGCGTGATCCGCCTGAACAAGCAAAACGTGCAAGTGATTGTGGGAACTCGCGCTGAATTAATCGCTAAAGCGATGACAGAAGTGATGGCAAAAGGCCCTATTGCGGCATCTGCGCCAGCGGTTGCTCCAGAGAAAAGCCAGCAAGCAGCACCAGAAAAAGCAAAAGGTAACGTGGTACTGTCGTTAATCGCACCAGTTAGTGGTGAAGTTTACTCACTGGATCAGGTTCCGGATGAAGCGTTCTCTAGCCGCATCGTCGGTGATGGTATTGCCATCAAACCAACCAGCAGTGAAGTGGTGGCACCAGCCGCAGGGACAATTGTGAAAATTTTCCCAACTAACCATGCATTCTGCCTCGAAACCACGAATGGTGTTGAACTGATTGTGCATATGGGGATTGATACCGTTGCATTAAATGGCGAAGGCTGTGAGCGTTTAGTTGAAGAGGGTGCGGAAGTTGAAGCGGGCACTCCTGTCCTGAAACTCGACCTGCCATTCCTTGAAGCGAATGCAAAATCAATGATTAGCCCTGTTATCATCAGTAACATTGATGACTTTGCTGGCGTTGAAATTTTAGCAAAAGGTCAGGTTACTGCTGGTGAAACCGTTATTTATCACGTATTAAAATAA
- a CDS encoding sulfite exporter TauE/SafE family protein, which yields MDLLLCLFGFISGITTALFGFGGGFITVPLLYALITLVWGPRYEASEVAMQIAVATSTFVMIFSSSLSSRAHYLKGNLNWQIIKPFMLPISIGGILGALIALSVDSEWIRWIFIGYLIITILDCFIRPGFMQTQSESNTLIRGKCIEDTVIGTAIGTIAAFLGVGGSVMTVPLMRRRGASMLQAAAFANPLTLPMAITGSLIYFYFAMEKHLELGSGFLGMIYIKGALVLIATSWLGIRFASFLMPYLSDKRHAQSYPILLMVVLGVMLLV from the coding sequence GTGGATTTACTACTTTGCTTATTTGGTTTTATTTCGGGGATCACAACGGCGCTGTTCGGCTTCGGGGGCGGCTTTATTACGGTTCCACTTTTATACGCATTAATTACCCTTGTTTGGGGACCTCGCTATGAAGCCAGTGAAGTCGCGATGCAAATCGCCGTAGCCACGTCTACATTTGTGATGATTTTTTCATCAAGCTTATCGAGCCGAGCACACTACCTAAAAGGTAATCTCAATTGGCAAATTATTAAGCCTTTTATGCTGCCTATTTCGATTGGTGGAATTTTAGGCGCCCTCATCGCGTTATCGGTAGACAGTGAATGGATCCGCTGGATATTTATCGGTTACCTTATAATCACTATTCTCGATTGCTTTATTCGCCCGGGATTTATGCAAACCCAGTCAGAAAGTAATACTCTAATAAGAGGAAAATGTATTGAAGATACCGTCATCGGTACAGCGATCGGTACAATCGCGGCATTTTTAGGCGTGGGAGGGAGTGTGATGACGGTACCTTTGATGCGTCGTCGCGGGGCAAGCATGTTGCAAGCGGCGGCATTTGCTAATCCGCTGACGTTACCGATGGCAATCACGGGTTCTTTGATTTACTTTTATTTTGCTATGGAAAAGCACCTTGAATTAGGCTCCGGCTTCTTAGGGATGATTTATATTAAAGGTGCCTTAGTTTTGATTGCTACCTCGTGGCTAGGCATTCGTTTTGCTTCGTTTTTGATGCCCTACTTGAGTGACAAACGCCATGCCCAAAGCTATCCC